The sequence CAGCCTTTTTATAAAGATGAGTGAGTAAAAATTTATTAACTCGTCCGCTTAGATCGTTTTTATATAGGATTGACGGACAGCTTCGTTCGCTAATAACCAGCCTAGCCTTTAGCCCTAAAATCCTAGCAACCCCAGCGATATAACAAGGGCGGTTCATCAGCACAAACTGCATGTCGATGCCTAAGTTTTGACAGAGCTTTTTATATTTAAAGGCAAGCATTGGCATCGCTAAAAAGAGCCTTGCAAGCTTTTTTAGCCCTCTCTCATAAGGATCGCTATTTTCTATAAAGTGAATTTGCACCTCGCTTGGGATCTCGTAAGCGATGACCTTGCTCATTAAGATGAGATGAACTTCATAACGTTTTACCAAAAATGGCAGTAAATTTGCCACATTTCGCTCAGCCCCACCAGGTCCCATCGAGTATAAAAAAACGGCTAATTTTTTCACTTGCTAACAACCTTTTTTATAAATTCTCTCCACTGCTTTATGATATTTTCTTTGCTAAATAAATTTGCATTTTCGCTGGCGTTTTTTGCTAGTTTTTGCCTTAAATTTTCATCTTTTAAAAGCATTTCAAGCTTATCTTTTAAATCATTTGCGTCGCCATTTTTAAAGATAAGCCCGTCTGTGCCGTCATTTATAAGCTCTCTTGCGCCCACAGTGTCGCTACTTAACCTAGCGCAGCCAAAAGCACCTGACTCTATTAGCACGTTTGAAAGTCCCTCGCTTCGTGAGCTAAGAACAAAAATTTTTGCCTCATTATAAAGCTTTGTGACGTCGCTCATATGTCCTAAAAATTTGATGTTAAGCCCCAAATTTGACGCCATCTGCTTTAGCTGCACTTCTTGCCTGCCACTACCTGCGATCTTTATCTCCCAGCCATCAAGCAAGCTCTTACTCACCTTGCTAAGTGCCTCAAAATAGACATCATAGCCCTTTACCGCCTCCAGCCTTGCCACGCTTAGGATGACATTTTGCTTCTCACAAATTTCAGGCACATCAATAAAAAGTGGGTTGTGGATGACCTCGCGGTTTTTGGCAAATTTATAGTAGTCATAGTCGCTTTTGCTTAGCACGCTTAAGCCATCTACAAATTTATACGAAAAGTCACGCATAGCGCTTGCGATTTTACTTTTTAAGTAGCTATGCTCGTGATGCTCAGTTGCTATTAGTTTGCTCTTTAGCCCAGCATTTGCCAGTACGCAAGCGACGTTTGTCCAGTCGATAAAGCTAATTATCAAATCAGCCCTTTGCTCTTTAAAAAGCGCTCTAAGAGCTAGGATTTTTTTAAATTTTAAAGCGAGCCCTGAGCCAGTGACATTAAGGTTTATGATATTTATCTTTTCACTAAATTTATAAAGTCCAAAATCATCTTCAAGCAGGGCGATAGTGATCTCATTGTCCTTGCTAAGCTCATTTGCTAGCACGTTTAGCACGCGCTCGGCTCCGCCGTTTCTAAGTGCGGCGATGACAAAAAGAATTTTCACTTCACACCTCCAAGTCTTAAAAGCTCCAGCCATTTTTTATAAATTTGCTCCACGCTAAACTCATCAAGTCTAGCTCTTGCGTTTTTGACAAATTCGCCCATTTTTGCCTCATCTTGCAGCAAATTTGCAAGCTTTTTGCTCATCTGATCAGCGTCATTTATCTCGCAAAGCAAACCATCAAAGCCATCTTTTATAAGCTCTTTTGCCCCGCTAGTTCTTGTCGCAACCCGCACGCAGTCATAGTTTATCGCCTCTATCAAGGTGTTTCCAAGACCCTCGAAATTTGAGCAAGAAAGCAGCACCTTTGCTCTTTTATAAAGTGAGGCGATGTCGCTAACGTTGCCTAAGAATTCGATATTAGCGTCCAAATTTTTAGCTAAATTTTCTAAATTTGCTCTCTTACCACCATCTCCAGCGACAGCAAATTTATAGCCACATTGCTTTAAGCTTGCAGCCACTCTTACAAACATTTCGCAGTTTTTTATCTTATTTAGCCTGCCAACAAAGATGATTAAATTTTCTTTGGCAAAACTCTCACTGCGCACCTCTTCAAAGAGTGGGTTGTAAATTTTCATCACATTTTTGCAAAATTTAGAGTAGTAGCCAAGATCCTCGTCGCTTAATACGCTAAGTGCGTTTGCAAATGGGTAGCTTATGCGTCTTAGCACCTTAAAAATGGCTCTTTTTGGCGCAAGATAGTTTGTATGCTCACTTATGATAATAGGCGTTTTTAGTCCAGCTGAGCTAAAGAGCACCAAGGTATTTACGGCGTCTAAAAAGGATATCACAGCGTCAAATTTGCCCTCTCTTATGAGCGCCCTTAAGGCAAGCGCTTTCAAAACTCTCTTTTTTAAATTTCCAACCAAGCCAAGCTCATCAGCCCCAATGCCTAAATTTATGAGCTTCACGCCGCTTGCTAGCTCGTAAAATGGCTCATCCTTGTCAAATTTAACAAGGCTTACATCGTGATCCAAGCTAAATCTTGATGCGATCACCGCACAAACTCGCTCCGCACCACCACTTCTAAGCGTTGATGTGACAAATAATATTCTCATACGCCAAACCTTTGCTTTATCTTTACTCTAAGCTTTGAGAGCGCTGGTAAAATGCCACTTGGAAGTGGGCAAAGCAGTAAGAAAATAAACGCTTCTTTGCTAAATTTAATACTAAGACTTTTAAAGATGCACCTTAACATTAGGCCATATTTGCCTGCTATCTTGGCGTAGTAAGCGGCATTTTTATACTGCATAGCTAGAAATTTTGGCTCATTTTTTATGGCGATGTCGTAGTGTAAATTTGCTGTTTTTATATAGGCGTTTGCTACGCTTAACGCGTGCTTGCTGGCATTTAGCGTCGCACTATCGCTTCTTGAGATGCGGTAGATGTAAAGTGGCTTTTTAAGGTAAAAGACATTTTTTTTAAAAAAGCGGATGTAAAGCTCATTTTCACCGCCAAAACTACTCTCGTCAAACCTAAAATCATCTATAAATTCACGCGAAAAAAGCTTAAAGTACTCGCCATTTATCCGCCCGCAGTGATAGTCCACCTTGCTCATCGCCCCACTCTTGTTATATGGGCTTCTACCAGCCATCACCTCGGTCATCACGCCATCTTTCTCGCAGATCGCGTCTGCAAAAACGCACGAATACTCGCCACTTTTTAAAATTTCATAGCACTCAGCAATCGCCTCTGGTAAAAGCTCGTCGTCATCGTCAAGCAAGCAGACAAACTCACCTGTTGCGTTATCAAAGCCGTTATTTTTGTTGCCATTTGGGCTCTTTTTGTGAGCGCTGTTTTTTACAAATTTGATCCTTGCGTCGTTAAAGCTCTTGCAAATTTCACTCGCACTCTCGTCATCGCCGTCGTCAGTTACAACTATTTCTAAATTTTTATAGCTTTGAGCTAGAGCGCTTCTTATGGCCTTTTTTAAAAGCTCTGGACGCTTATAAGTCGCGGTTACGATGCTGATTAATGGCTCGCTCATTTAGCCCCTTTTAAAAATTCTCTCATAGCCTTGAAGCTTTTCAAGACGTGAGAAAAATATAAATTTAATTGTCTTGATATAGGCCTTTAAATTTGCGCTGTATCCTCTCTCAAGGCGCTCGCCTTCGATGTTTGAGCCGCTAAGATCAGTTGGGTGCGCAAAAAGGTCGCAAAAATACATCTGCATATCATTAACGCCAAGCAAATAGTCCCAAACATCGGTCGTACAAAGTGCACGTTTGTGAATTTCAAGCAAATTTTTGGCACTTTTTTTAGTTAGTACATAGGCCCCTGCTCTATAAATGCTTGAAAATGAGTGCACTGAGACCTGCCAAAGCGGCCTACTTAGGCTAGTATCCACCTTTTTGCCAAAGGCGCTAAACCTGCCCTCCAGCCCATCTTGCATGCCACATATCAGCACACTGTTTTCAGCCATCTTGCTAGCTGCCAAAAAGGCCTCTTTTATGTCCTCATCACCCCCTATCACGTCATCTTCAAAGATGAGAGCAAATTTGGCTTCACTTGCCAAAAACGCCTCATAGGCTTTCACGTGTGAGAGCGAACAGCCAACCTCCGCTGGGCTTAAAACCTTGCCGTAAGCTTTAAATGATGGCGAAATAATCTTATAGTACTTCCTCGCGTTTAGCTCCCTGCCATCAACTGCGTCTATTAGCTTAAAGCTATCATAAGAGCTAAATTTCTGCTGCAAAAGCTCGCGCCTTTTGGTATCTTTTGCCAAAGAGATCAGGTAAATTTCATCCATTTAAGACCTTTTAATTTTTTTTAAAATTTTACGCCAGACTATGCCTCTCTCGAAGTCATTAAAAAATAAGAAATATCCCAAAACATAAGCTGCGCCGGCGTGTATCACAGCAAAGATAGCAAATTTTAACCAGTTATCTAAGCTCACAAAGTCCTTGCAGGTAAACATCGCAAGCACACAGAGCGCAAAAACGGCTAAATTTTTAAAATAAACCCCATAAAACGTAGTGAGCTTTACCTCTAAATTTAAAGCAGCATTTATGAGGTCGAAGCCAAGAATTCTTATGCTATAAAAAATGGCTGCGACGATGACGATACCATAAACGCCGTAGTCACTAAATTTAAGCAGTGCGATCTGCGCTATGATCGTGCTAACACCAAGGATAGTGTTGGCAATGGCTGGGCGGCGAAGCTTGTTTGTCGCGCTATCAAGGTTAAAAAGCGAAAAAACAAAGCTTATAAAGACGATAGGCACTAGCGTTATCATCGAGACGTTGTAGATAAATTTGACCTCATCTGCGCTTTTAAAAGGTAGCCAAAGCGTGTAAAAATCAAGCCCAAAAACGACGAAAAATGCTGCCGGAGCACTCATCACAAAGGCGATCACCTTCATCGAAAATTTAGCCTCTTTTATAAGGTCCGTGATCAAATTTTTAGAGTACAGCTCGACAAATTTTGGCGCAAAGATACCGCTAAGCTGTGCCACAAAGCTCTCAAGTATGATAGGGGCGGCCTTGGCGACAGAAAGAAGTCCAGTGGCGTTTGCATTTACAAAAATGTTGCAGATAAAAAGGTCCATACCTGTTAAAAGTATGCGATTTAGCGCATTAAAGCTGTTCCAAATGCCAGAACTTAAAAGCTCTTTGATCTTAGAAAAGTCAAATTTGTTAAGGCTAAATTTTAGCTCTGGCGTGATGCGAGCTGACATAAAAATGGTGCTAAAAAAGACAAAAAGGCTAGCAACTAGCGCTGAAATGGCGATGTATGAAATGAACGGCTTAAAAAAGAAAAAGAGTGCCACGATAAGGATCGCCAGGATCGCGCTTGAGATGGCATTTCTGATGGAGAGTAGATAAAGCTTATTTGTCACAAAGGCGCAAACCGTCAAAACACCGTTAAATAGGCCAACGCAGAAATTTATAAAGTAAAAAACAAGGGTCATTCTCACATCAAAGAGCAAATTTTCAGGGACGTTTAAAAAGCTTTGCAAATTTATGATAAAAACCGAGCTAAGCACCACTACAACGGCGCAAAAGAAGATATTTACAACAAGCACTGATGAGTAGTAAGTGTTTGCAAGGCTTAGATCTTTTTTGTGCCACGCATGAGCGACAAAGCGCCCGCTGACCGAGTTTATGGCTACACTTACGACCGCTGCGTAGCTTACGATGGCGTTGCTAAGGCCCACAAAGCCAAATGCCTCGTTGCCAAGGCTTTTTAAGATAAATGGTGTGAGAAAGAAATTTATGCCCATTGATACGACAAAAACGACGATCGAACTTATTAGATTGATTAGCATTAGACTTTTAACCTGTAAATTTTTACACCACTTGAGATGACAAATGGCTCAAAGTATCTCTCATCGGCGCGCTCAAATATAAAAAGCTGCACAAAAGATGAGTTAAAAGCATTTTCATCAAGCAACAATATCCGCGCATAATCTTCCAAAAAAATGACATAAATTTTAGCGTTTTCATCTATGATTTTTTCATCTATTCGCAAATCTTTTCCGGTTCCTTTTACCTTATAAAATGATTTTACGGCTATTTTTTCACCGTTATGTATGATAAATTTTTGCTCATTTGTAGGTAAAATATAACCATCTCCAAGGTCGATACCAGCTTCGCTAACGCCATTTAATACACTAACATGATAAAAATTCTCTTTTTGCCTTTTACCAGTTGTAATATCGATATAGCTATATCTAAAGATATTTGGCGCGATGTCAATCATATTAGGCACAAGATAGTAAAAAACCTCTTTTTTTGCAGCTGGCAGAGTGAAATTTTCGCTTTTAAGCTGACTTAAAAAAGTGTTTATATCACTTGTGTTGTAGTCTTTTAAAATTTTATCTATTGTCCTTATATTTTGCTCAAGCGAGATGTCATTATACGTAACTGCCACTCTTGCAAGTCTAGCCGAAAATGCCTCATCTTTTCTCAAAGCAAGGCTAACAAAATAATTATTTTCGCCACCTTGCCTGCCAGGATCGTTTAAAGTCATAACATCAGCAAAATATCTTATAGCATATCCGTAATCCCACCATGAAAATACATAATCATCGCGCTTTGCTACCTTTTTGAGCCCATCAAGCGCCACTGCTTCATCACGGCTAATTACAGTGTTTGGCCTATATGAATAAGCAAAATCTAAATTTATAGCAAGAGCGGCTACGGCAAAAACCAAAAGTGATAAATTTTTAATAGAATTTCTAAGATCAAATAAATTTAAAAAAAAATGCAAAAAATACCCAAAACCAAGCGCAACAAGTGGTGTTACGTACATAACAAATCTAACTCCGCTAAAAAAAGAGAGGAGTCCAAGTCCAAGCATTGGCAACGTAAGCAAAAATAGACGAAATTTAAAGCAAAGTAGTAAGTATCCAATAATAGCTGCAAGTAATATAAGAATATTTCCTGACATGAAATAGATAAAATACAAAGGGCTAGCACTTTTTACTTCGCTTATGAAATTATGCTCATTTATAAAGTGAAATTTATCGCTAAGAATTTCATTGCCTTTAAAAACATAAATATCCATTTTTGAAGTAATGAAATCAAAACCACCAAAATAGATAAAAATAGCTAGCATTAAAGTAAGAAAAATGGCTAAATTTCTAGCTGAGAGTAAATTTTTATATTTGCAAAAAAGAGAGAAAAATAAAGCAATAACTGCTAAATTTGAAACCAAAATTTTATTTGCTATTAGTGGATCTTTAGTAAAAACATTTGAGCTTACGATGCCTATAAACATAAAAAATATCGCTTGATAATTTTGCAATCTATCTCGCATAAAAACTAGCGTATATAGTAAAAACATAAAGAAAATGCTTAAAATAAGTGCATATGAGCTTTGATACCACCAAAGATAAAGCGACACAAAGACTCCAGGCAAAACGATAAATTTTTGTTCATTTGCGTTCAAAAGCCTGATCAAAAAATAGATGATAAAAAGTGCAAATGTGACATTTAACATGTCGCTATCAAAATATCCAGGCGATGTCCTTGAAAGATAGCTTGGCAAGATAACACTCATAAATGCAGCCACAGCCCCAGCTTTTAGTGCCTTAAACTCATGTGATATCAAAACAACTGGAAGTGCGATAAGAGGAGCTAAAAGCGCACTCATATAAAACATCACGCTTTCGATCTTAAAAGGTAAAATTTTGCAAATATAAAAAACTATAGTTGAGATTGGGTGATTAAAGGGGCTAAAGTCATTTTGCTGATGAAAGCCAGCCAGCATATCTCTAGCACCTTCTGCGTAATAGTATGCGTCATTTGTCGTAAGCATAAACTCGCCATTAAAGTAAAACTCTGGCATATCCTTTGCCCACAATACCCAGAGCATCCTAGCCGCAAATCCAAACAGATAAGCAGCTAGAAATATAAGTAAAATTTTACAATTTACGCTTACTTTGTGCACTAAATTCCTTACAGCCTAGCGTCAGCCTCTGGGTAGATATTTTTTATATCGTAAACTAAATGGCCTTTTAAATTTAGCTTTTTAAACTCATTGTGAGCTACGGCAATCACGATGCAGTCGTAGTCATCTAGGTTATACTCTTTCACTAGATCAAAGCCGTACTCGTGTTTTACCTCAGCGCTATCGGCCCAAGGATCGGTCACATCGACCTTGCAGCCAAAGTCTTTTAACTCATCAACTACGTCTATAACGCGAGAATTTCTTATATCAGGGCAGTTTTCTTTAAATGTCATACCAAGGACAAGCACGCGGGCTTTATTGATAAGCACGCCTTTTCTTATCATTAGTTTTATCACTTGATCAGCTGCGTATCTACCCATGTCATCGTTGATACGGCGACCTGCTAGGATCATCTCTGGATGATAGCCTACCTCTTGAGCTTTGTGAGTTAGGTAGTATGGATCTACGCCGATGCAGTGTCCACCAACTAGACCTGGGCGGAAATTTAAGAAATTCCACTTAGTACCTGCAGCCTCTAAAACGTCAATGGTGTTGATATGAAGCTTTTCAAAAAGCATCGCAAGCTCGTTTATAAAGGCGATGTTTATATCACGCTGAGTGTTTTCGATGACCTTTGCAGCCTCTGCCACTTTGATGCTTGAAGCTTTGTGAGTGCCGGCTGTAATGATAGAGCGGTAAATTTCATCGACCTTGTCAGCGATCTCTGGAGTTGAGCCACTTGTGATCTTTTTGATCTTAGTTACAGTATGCTCTTTGTCACCTGGGTTTATGCGCTCTGGAGAGTAGCCGCAGAAGAAATCTTTGTTAAATTTAAGCCCACTTTTTTCAAGAAGTGGCACGCAAATCTCCTCTGTAACGCCTGGATAAACGGTGCTTTCATAGACAACGATGTCGCCTTTTTTAAGCACTTTTGCCACACTCTCAGTCGCTTTTACGACTGGAGTTAGATCAGGGCGCTTGTTCCTATCTATCGGAGTTGGAACGGTCACGATGAAGAAGTTACAACTTCTAATATCATCTAAATTTAGACTAAATTTCATGCCATTATCGATCGCTTTTTTCATCTGTTCGTTACTAAGTTCAAGCGTTCTATCATAGCCACTTTTAAGCTCTTCTATACGTTTTGCATTTACATCAAAGCCCACTACTTCGTACTTTTCGCTAAAAGCTGCTGCAAGTGGAAGTCCCACATATCCAAGTCCTACTACTGCTATTTTCATTTATTTTTTCCTTTCTTTTTTGCTTCTATCTTTTTTACGCGTTCATACATTCTTATTTCCGCACTTACACCTTTTGGAATTATGATTCTAATAGGGCTAACGCCTGGTAAAATTTTAGTGAATTCGTAATAAACCTGCCTCTTTTTCTTTCCGTCCTTGCATAGCATCATCGTTTGCGCTAGCTCATCCCCGCCACTAAATTCGTAATAAATCCCGCGCGCGTCCTCTTTTTCTTCAAGCTTCCCACCGAGTAAAAAGGCGAAATTGCAGTCGATTTCTATCTCTTTAAAAAATGCGACTTCGTATTTAAAATAATCAGGCGGCATCTTTGAGATAGGTAGCTCAAAAATATTTTCCTCGGTTTTTGGCGCATTTTCGCTCGCCAAAAGTGAAAACGGAAGCACGCAAGCTGCGATAAAAAGTAAAAATTTTCTCATGCCTTTACTCCGATTTGGAAATACTTAAATCCATGCTCGGCTAAAATTTTAGCGTTGTATTGGTTGCGCCCGTCAAATATAACGGCGTTTTTTAGCCTCTCTTTGATCTCCATAAAATCAGGCGATCTAAACTCACTCCACTCAGTCACAAGCACCATTGCATCGGCACCATTAAGCGCGTCATATTTATTTTTAGCATATTTTACATCTAAATTTGGCATATATTTTTTAGCTTCTTCGCTTGATTTAGGATCATATGCCACCACTTTCGCGCCAGCTTCGTCTAAAAGCTTTATCAATGTTATCGAGCTAGCCTCGCGCATATCGTCTGTGTTTGGCTTAAACGCAAGCCCCCAAAACGCAATTGTCTTGCCCTTTAGATCGCCGCCAAAAAAGTTATAAATTTTCTCAAACAGCACTCTTTTTTGAGCCTTATTTCTTGACTCGACCGCGTTTAAAAGCTCTGGCTCAAAGCCATTTTGCCTAGCTGTGTAGATGAGCGCCTCGACGTCTTTTGGAAAGC comes from Campylobacter concisus and encodes:
- a CDS encoding glycosyltransferase produces the protein MKILFVIAALRNGGAERVLNVLANELSKDNEITIALLEDDFGLYKFSEKINIINLNVTGSGLALKFKKILALRALFKEQRADLIISFIDWTNVACVLANAGLKSKLIATEHHEHSYLKSKIASAMRDFSYKFVDGLSVLSKSDYDYYKFAKNREVIHNPLFIDVPEICEKQNVILSVARLEAVKGYDVYFEALSKVSKSLLDGWEIKIAGSGRQEVQLKQMASNLGLNIKFLGHMSDVTKLYNEAKIFVLSSRSEGLSNVLIESGAFGCARLSSDTVGARELINDGTDGLIFKNGDANDLKDKLEMLLKDENLRQKLAKNASENANLFSKENIIKQWREFIKKVVSK
- a CDS encoding glycosyltransferase, which gives rise to MRILFVTSTLRSGGAERVCAVIASRFSLDHDVSLVKFDKDEPFYELASGVKLINLGIGADELGLVGNLKKRVLKALALRALIREGKFDAVISFLDAVNTLVLFSSAGLKTPIIISEHTNYLAPKRAIFKVLRRISYPFANALSVLSDEDLGYYSKFCKNVMKIYNPLFEEVRSESFAKENLIIFVGRLNKIKNCEMFVRVAASLKQCGYKFAVAGDGGKRANLENLAKNLDANIEFLGNVSDIASLYKRAKVLLSCSNFEGLGNTLIEAINYDCVRVATRTSGAKELIKDGFDGLLCEINDADQMSKKLANLLQDEAKMGEFVKNARARLDEFSVEQIYKKWLELLRLGGVK
- a CDS encoding glycosyltransferase family 2 protein produces the protein MSEPLISIVTATYKRPELLKKAIRSALAQSYKNLEIVVTDDGDDESASEICKSFNDARIKFVKNSAHKKSPNGNKNNGFDNATGEFVCLLDDDDELLPEAIAECYEILKSGEYSCVFADAICEKDGVMTEVMAGRSPYNKSGAMSKVDYHCGRINGEYFKLFSREFIDDFRFDESSFGGENELYIRFFKKNVFYLKKPLYIYRISRSDSATLNASKHALSVANAYIKTANLHYDIAIKNEPKFLAMQYKNAAYYAKIAGKYGLMLRCIFKSLSIKFSKEAFIFLLLCPLPSGILPALSKLRVKIKQRFGV
- a CDS encoding glycosyltransferase family 25 protein, translating into MDEIYLISLAKDTKRRELLQQKFSSYDSFKLIDAVDGRELNARKYYKIISPSFKAYGKVLSPAEVGCSLSHVKAYEAFLASEAKFALIFEDDVIGGDEDIKEAFLAASKMAENSVLICGMQDGLEGRFSAFGKKVDTSLSRPLWQVSVHSFSSIYRAGAYVLTKKSAKNLLEIHKRALCTTDVWDYLLGVNDMQMYFCDLFAHPTDLSGSNIEGERLERGYSANLKAYIKTIKFIFFSRLEKLQGYERIFKRG
- a CDS encoding MATE family efflux transporter — its product is MLINLISSIVVFVVSMGINFFLTPFILKSLGNEAFGFVGLSNAIVSYAAVVSVAINSVSGRFVAHAWHKKDLSLANTYYSSVLVVNIFFCAVVVVLSSVFIINLQSFLNVPENLLFDVRMTLVFYFINFCVGLFNGVLTVCAFVTNKLYLLSIRNAISSAILAILIVALFFFFKPFISYIAISALVASLFVFFSTIFMSARITPELKFSLNKFDFSKIKELLSSGIWNSFNALNRILLTGMDLFICNIFVNANATGLLSVAKAAPIILESFVAQLSGIFAPKFVELYSKNLITDLIKEAKFSMKVIAFVMSAPAAFFVVFGLDFYTLWLPFKSADEVKFIYNVSMITLVPIVFISFVFSLFNLDSATNKLRRPAIANTILGVSTIIAQIALLKFSDYGVYGIVIVAAIFYSIRILGFDLINAALNLEVKLTTFYGVYFKNLAVFALCVLAMFTCKDFVSLDNWLKFAIFAVIHAGAAYVLGYFLFFNDFERGIVWRKILKKIKRS
- a CDS encoding STT3 domain-containing protein, producing the protein MHKVSVNCKILLIFLAAYLFGFAARMLWVLWAKDMPEFYFNGEFMLTTNDAYYYAEGARDMLAGFHQQNDFSPFNHPISTIVFYICKILPFKIESVMFYMSALLAPLIALPVVLISHEFKALKAGAVAAFMSVILPSYLSRTSPGYFDSDMLNVTFALFIIYFLIRLLNANEQKFIVLPGVFVSLYLWWYQSSYALILSIFFMFLLYTLVFMRDRLQNYQAIFFMFIGIVSSNVFTKDPLIANKILVSNLAVIALFFSLFCKYKNLLSARNLAIFLTLMLAIFIYFGGFDFITSKMDIYVFKGNEILSDKFHFINEHNFISEVKSASPLYFIYFMSGNILILLAAIIGYLLLCFKFRLFLLTLPMLGLGLLSFFSGVRFVMYVTPLVALGFGYFLHFFLNLFDLRNSIKNLSLLVFAVAALAINLDFAYSYRPNTVISRDEAVALDGLKKVAKRDDYVFSWWDYGYAIRYFADVMTLNDPGRQGGENNYFVSLALRKDEAFSARLARVAVTYNDISLEQNIRTIDKILKDYNTSDINTFLSQLKSENFTLPAAKKEVFYYLVPNMIDIAPNIFRYSYIDITTGKRQKENFYHVSVLNGVSEAGIDLGDGYILPTNEQKFIIHNGEKIAVKSFYKVKGTGKDLRIDEKIIDENAKIYVIFLEDYARILLLDENAFNSSFVQLFIFERADERYFEPFVISSGVKIYRLKV
- a CDS encoding nucleotide sugar dehydrogenase, which codes for MKIAVVGLGYVGLPLAAAFSEKYEVVGFDVNAKRIEELKSGYDRTLELSNEQMKKAIDNGMKFSLNLDDIRSCNFFIVTVPTPIDRNKRPDLTPVVKATESVAKVLKKGDIVVYESTVYPGVTEEICVPLLEKSGLKFNKDFFCGYSPERINPGDKEHTVTKIKKITSGSTPEIADKVDEIYRSIITAGTHKASSIKVAEAAKVIENTQRDINIAFINELAMLFEKLHINTIDVLEAAGTKWNFLNFRPGLVGGHCIGVDPYYLTHKAQEVGYHPEMILAGRRINDDMGRYAADQVIKLMIRKGVLINKARVLVLGMTFKENCPDIRNSRVIDVVDELKDFGCKVDVTDPWADSAEVKHEYGFDLVKEYNLDDYDCIVIAVAHNEFKKLNLKGHLVYDIKNIYPEADARL
- a CDS encoding ecotin family protein codes for the protein MRKFLLFIAACVLPFSLLASENAPKTEENIFELPISKMPPDYFKYEVAFFKEIEIDCNFAFLLGGKLEEKEDARGIYYEFSGGDELAQTMMLCKDGKKKRQVYYEFTKILPGVSPIRIIIPKGVSAEIRMYERVKKIEAKKKGKNK